DNA from Leptospira mayottensis 200901116:
TACCATTCTTCTTCTTGAAAACTTTCTTTTAAAAAAGAATTCCGAATTTCGGATTGAAACAGGTTTTTAATCATCTTCATAAATTTTTACCTCCTTTAAAAATTACGGCACGTTTTAAGGATCAAATGTCAATTCAAACGATAAAACCGTAAAGCTATAGTTTTCAGAATCGATTCTTATGTCTTATAAAACTATCGGCAGATTCGAACAATTCGTAGTATGATTTCTCGATTCGTAAGATATGTTTTTTGTCTTTGAAATTAAAACTTTAAGACGTTCGTGTTATATGTAATCGACGGGATCCTAATCGGGATTTTCCGGAAAGGATTCAAGTTAAAACAACATGTCGTTTTATCCACAATTTTCAGACGGCAAACTAAATGAAGAAAAAAATGTCTTTTTAATTTTTTCGAAAAAATTTACGAGCGGGATCGAAAAAAGGAGGGCTACTTAAATTCGGTTCCGTTAAGATAGGTTCCCTTTCAAAATTTGCGTAGTCTCTCAGAAGGTTTACTATGATTCTTCCAGTGACTCCCCAGAGTAATTCTTCTTCGAGGTCGAAGTAATAAATTTCAATTTCTTTCGCCCCCGATCTCCGAATTCGAATGGAATAAAACGGAGCCGTTTCCAGGCGATTGAGATCCAAAAGGATAGAACGTTCTACTTCTTCCGGATTTGTGTTGAACAGAAACGACCCGTTGTAACGTGCAATGAAGGGAGAAATATGAAATCCGGTATGAGTAAAAAGTCCGTCATATTCTCCTAAAACTTCCAGAACAGAACTGGATTCTCCCATTTCTTCTTCCCATTCTCTTAGAGCAGTGCCCAAAAGATTTTTATCCGTTTTGGAATAAGCTCCTCCGGGAAAGGAAATTTGTCCAGGGTGCGCTTTTAAATTGGAATTTCTTTTTTGTAGAATAATGCCCTGTGCCGAATTTTCCTTTTCATAAATAGGAAGAATAACGGATGAAGCCTTGGACTTTTCTTCTCCGATCGGCGGAGTTGGAATTCCGGTAAAAATTTTCTGAGGAACTGCAAGTCGATTTTTGAGCGATTGAAAATCAAATCTCATTTTTTACCTGCATTTGAAGAGTTGAATATTTTTATTCGAATTTTTTATTAATCGGAATAAGTCCCTTGATATTCGATTCGTAAGGTACATTTTCTAATGCGGCCAAAATAGAGGGACCGTAGTGAATCACTTTCCATTCTGAGAAAAGATTCATCTCTCTCAGTTCGTCTAGAGTTTTCGGATTTCTTTGAGCTAACTCCGCGATCATTTTGTTTGAAGGCATCATCTGGTGGCTCATTCTTCTGATAGACATGATCGTTTCTCTCCAAATTCTCAGACGTTTGAAACGTTCACCTTCTTCGTTCGTCAAATTCTCACCCGGTTTTTTAAAAAGCTCAGATTTTTGAATCGGAGGCCCGCTTGGATTTGCATAAATCTGAAACAAACTTTCCGCATCTTTTTTACCGACAATTTCGGTTAACTTTGCTATATCTCTTCTCGACTTTACGAGAAGGATCACCTTTTCGTTGTTGAATACTCGAAAGGGGGCTTTATTCAACTTTCTAGATTTATCGTCCCTGAAGACTAAAGTATCATAGATAAATCTTCTTTCATCAGCGCTATATTCCAAAATCTCCGGGAACTTGTCCATGGAGATGGAATTTCCTTCAGAGCCCGGTTCTTCGCATGCGATCTTTTCAAATTCGGAAAGTGCTTCCTCGTAAAGATTCCTCTTGGTAAGTTCTTCCTTCATCTTTTCCCAAATCGTTTCCAAATAAACCGTATCCAAAGCGGCATATTGAAGTTGGCTTTTTTCGAGAGGCCGCTTTTCCCAGTTAGACTTCTGTTCCTTTTTAGAAAGTTTGATCTTATGGTAATAATCCACAAGATAAGTTAAAGAATATTGTTCGTGATCTAAAAGACGGGAGCTGAATCCGGTGTCTGCGATGTTCTGAAATTTAAAACCGAAATCTTTTTTAAGCGCTTTGATATCATCAATGGCAGAATGGAATATTTTTAGAATTTTTTTATCTTCAAATAAGTTTCCAAGACCATCTAAATTTTGTAATTTTAAAGGATCGATGATGTAATTTTTTCCCTTAGCCGAAATTTGGATCAGACAGACCTTTGAGAAATAGGTATAATAGCCGGAGGACTCCGTATCGATGGAGATGGAATCGGCCTGACTCAGAGTGATGAGAACGAGTTGTAGGCTTCGAATTGTATCTACGACTATGTAATCGGAATTTATTTGCATGAAAAACGCGACCTGAGATTTTAAGCTTAAGAAGGCAGAGAATGAGTCGAATTCCCGATAAATCCAGAGTAAGAAGACAAGCCCAGGATGACAAACCAAAAGATGAATGTGCGATTTTTGGTATATTTAATTCATCGGAAGCCTCTAATTTCACATATTTAGGTCTTTACTCAATGCAACATCGGGGTCAGGAATCCAGCGGGATCGTTTCCTCGGACGGAGAACATCTTTATCGATACGCAGGTATGGGGCTGGTAGCCAGTATTTTTACGGAAGCCAAACTCAAGGAACTTCAGGGTACTTCTGCTATCGGGCATAATCGATATTCTACTACCGGAGCAAGTTTTTTAAGAAATGCTCAACCTCTTCGAGTTGAATCTCATCTCGGAGCCGTTTCTCTCGCTCACAACGGAAATTTGGTTAACTCCTGGGAAGTCAGAAGCCAGCTTGAGAAGGAAGGAAGTATCTTTCAGACTACGATTGATTCAGAAGTGATCGTTCACCTGATGGCCCGTTCCGGGGAAACGGACTTTCTTTCCGCACTTTCTTTTGCTCTCAAAAAGGTAAGAGGTGCATATTCTCTTGTGATTCTGACGAAAACCCAATTGATCGCAGTGAGAGATCCGAATGGGTTTCGTCCGTTGGTGATGGGTCGCCGAGAAGATGGGTCTATCGTTTTTGCTTCCGAAACCTGCGCTTTCGATATCACGGATACAAAGTATGAAAGAGACGTTGAGCCGGGTGAAATGATTGTAGTTGATAAAAACGGAGTCAATTCTTACTACCCGTTTCCGAAAGCGACTCCAAGTCTTTGTATTTTTGAATATATTTATTTTGCAAGACCCGATTCCAGTATCTTCGGAGAATCTGTTTATAAGGTTCGGAAGAATTTAGGAAGATTTTTAGCCCGAGAATTGCCGGTCGAAGCGGATGTTGTGATTCCGGTTCCGGATTCTGCGAACATTGCGGCCCTGGGTTATGCGGAAGAATCCGGAATTTCTTATCAGTCCGGTTTGATTCGTTCCCATTACATCGGTAGGACTTTTATCGAACCCGATCAGAAGATTCGGGATTTTGGAGCAAAGATCAAATACAACGTGGTTCGAAACGTAGTCGAAGGAAAAAGAGTTATCGTAGTGGACGATTCCATTATGAGGGGAACTACGAGCCGAAAGATTATCAAGATGATCCGAGGCGCGGGTGCTAAGGAAATCCATCTCAGAGTTTCCGCTCCCCCTACCATCTCACCTTGTTATTATGGAATCGATATTCCCACACACAACGAGCTAATCGCCGCGACCCACACGATCGAAGAAATTAGAAAGTATCTAAGGGTGGATAGCATCGCTTATCTTTCGGTTGAATCTATGAACCGTGCGGTAATGGATCATAAAGGCGGCGGATTTTGCAATGCATGTTTTACGGCTCAATATCCCGTGGAGTTTCAGAGCGAATTAGGAAATCAGAAAAGTCTTTTTAAAGAATACCAAGTGGAAGAAAGAGCCGTTTATTAAACTTAACGGTTTCCTGGTCGCCGATGAATTTTTACATTCTGTATTGACAAAAAACTAAACTTTTAATCTTTATCGAGAGAATTAAATGTATTCAAAAAATAGAATATCCTCTACTTGAATTTCCCTTGTTGAAAGCTGAAAAGTGGAAACTCCGAAAGAGATTCTAAATTCGTTTTCGATTCTTCCCAAGGAGATTTTTAAATCCAGGGATTGTATGTTGGTTTATCAAAATGAAAATCAATTTCGAAAATTGGAATATTCGGTGGAGGTGTTCGTGAATTAAACACTCATTGTTACTTGTGTCGGTAACGGTGCTTACGATTTTTGTCTCGCTTTTTATTCCGATTGTGGGTTTGTACGAAGATTCGGTAACTAGTTCCGCTCATTGTGCTCTTATTCCATTTTTGTCAGAGAGTATAGATAAAAAACAACTCAAAGCGTATCAAACTTTGAGCAGAGGAAAAAAGCTTTTTTGCGAAGATTTGGGAGTTCGTATCGGGGAACCTGCGTATCTTATTTGAAAGGATGGATTGAAGTGTAAAGAACGGTTCAAGGAGTATGACTTTTGAAGTTTTTATGTTTGGAAAGGAGTTCCTTAATGAGATTTTTTTCGGATCTTCCTAAAATTCCTTTTTCTTCGAATATTCCCAAAATTTCCATTGTAATTTCTGGTTCTAAGGCGGATAAGTCCCCGAACAAGGATTGATGGTTGAGTTTGCCGGATTTGTATTTTTCTAGAATTACGTGCGAGGATTCAATAATTTGTTGTTTCCTCAAAACAAGTTCTTCCATCGTGGATAAGATCAAAAAAATTTCCGGGTCGTCCTCGAATAATTCCAGAATATGTCGATAGATTCCCGGACTCTGGATCGGTAATTCGTAGATTCCGTCTTTGAGAGAAAGATAAAGTTCTTTTTCTTCTTCTATGTTCAGTCTTGCGAGATTTCTTAGATCGGAAACTGCTTCCGGAGGAAGAAAGGTTAAAAATTGAGAAGCGAATTCCGGATCTTTTGCTTCTTTCAGACAGTATGAGATGAAGCTGCATATTCTTTTCGGAGATAGCGAACTCCAATACGCGTTCGATTTTAAGTCCAAAAAAGAAGTGGTTTTTCTGAGGCTTCTTCTTTCGTCCTCGGTTTGTTTATATATTCCATATTCATAAATTATTATTTTATAAAGTAGATTATTGCCAAATGAATCTATGGTCTCTTTGATCTTTTGGGGTTCGATGAGTGTGAGGAAATATCTTAGAACTTCGAAATAAACCGGTCCTTTGGAAATAAATTTTTCCAAGACGAGAGGATGAGCTTGTAAAAAAGCAGAAGCGCCGACGTTGATTCCAATTTTTCCTTCGGCAAATGCTTGCATTTTTTCACTCGCGATACAGGATTCCCGAATTTCCCGACTCCATTCGTTGGGTAATAAGTTTTGCCTGCAATTAGCAAGGCACGGTTCTTCTAAAGAAGTACCAATTTTACAGCAAATTTTAATTTCTTTATCCAGACAAACTTCCACTTTTACCGGACTAAATCCCCGCAATCTCTCATTTCGGGAGCGTATGGATTTTGAATTTTGGTTCCATGGCTCACCCAGGTTTTATTTACCATCGGGCAATAGAATCGATTAAAAACTCCGGCTCCACCTGCAAGTTTTAGACTATCTGCGAGGCTTTCAGAGAAGGAGGAATAGGCTTGAAAGAACTTTTCAATGTCTTTAGTGTCTTTATCTTCTAGAAAATTTTTCATCTTTTCGGCCGAACTTTTAAGTCCTCCGTTTAAGGAAATGAGTTCTTTTATACGAGAAATCAATTTGCTCGTGTCAGGAATTTTACCTTCCTCTTTCATTAAAAAACTGTGAATGGATTCGTTTTCTACGAGAATTTGCTGTAAGATATCTTTTTCAGATTCCGTTATGGGAAGGTTTTTTTTACAGGAGGATAAAAAGGTAAGAATACTGATTAGTAGGATTAAAATTTTCTGCATTCTTCAAATCTCCGATAAAAAGTGTATGAACTTAAATCCTACAATTCTTGAAAAAACCTTGGTGTAAAGTACGGAATCCTTTAAAATCTAAAAAATACTAGAATTCATCTCAAAAACTCTCTACTTTAGTTTAGAATGTCGTTGTTCAGTATTATAAGTTACTTTTGCGATAGGTTCTGACATTTATTTGTGTTCCATAGGTTTTTTAAAGAAGCAAATCGTATTAAAATCATTCAGAATGATAAATTATCATACTGCTTTATGATTAAAGATAATCTTTGCTTTTTATTTATGTTGCTTTTCGATCGGTTCTTTCTCAGGAAACGAGTTGCGCAATCGGCCAGGCGTTGGATTCTACTGAAAATGAAAGTCGAGGTTCTTACTTAATGCCGAACTTTTATACCAAACACGTTTTTGTATGTGAGAATGTGAGAGCTGAAGGAGAGAGGGTTTCTTGTGGTCGTTCCGGTTCAGTTCAGTTATTGACTTCCCTCAAGAAGAAAATGAAGGGTCTTTCGATAAAAGGAAAAGTGAGAATTCAGAGAGCCGGTTGTCTGGATCGATGCGAACTGGGTCCCGTTCAGGTGAGTTATCCGGAAGGAATATGGTTTTCTTTGAAGACTGAAGAAGACGTAGATATATTCTTAAAATATTATATACAATCTGAACAAATGGAAAAAATAGAACATTTAATCATAAAGGAAAACCAATGAATCTCCCGAAAACGTACAAAGCATTAGAACTCAGAGAATACGGCGAAAATAAGAACAGGTTAGCCATTGTTGACAAAGCGATTCGCCCGTTGAAAAAAGGAGAGGTATTGATTCGTATACATTCCGCTCCAATCAATCCTTCCGACTTAATGTTTTTGAGGGGGCTTTACGGAATTAAAAAAAAACTTCCGGTTGTTCCGGGCTTTGAAGGAAGTGGAAACGTTGTCGCTTCCGGCGGTGGTTTTTACGCCTCTTATTTAAAAGGAAAGAATGTAGCATGCACTGCCGGTAGAGGAGATGGAGTTTATGCGGAATATATGATTACGGATGCTTTCGCTTGTCTTCCGATCGGAAAAAATCTTTCATTAGAGCAGGGAGCCTGTCTTTATGTGAATCCGATTACGGCAATCGCATTAGTAGAACGAGCTCAAAACTTAGGAGCTAAAGCTTTGGTTCAAACAGCCGCCGCGAGCGCTTTAGGAAAGATGATCGTGGGGATTGCGGCTCGCAAAGGTATAAAGGTGATCAATATCGTTCGAAAGTCCGAGCAGGAGGAGACTTTGAAAGCGGTCGGTGCGGAATATATTTTGAATTCGGAAACTTCGAATTTCGAAAGGCAGCTCCGAATTCTTTCCAAAGAACTGAATGCCACAGTCTGTTTGGATGCAGTTGCGGGGGAATTGACGTCCAGAGTTTTGTCAGCGATGCCTTACGGAAGCCATGCGATTATCTATGGAGGGCTTTCGGAAAAAGAGATTCCATTACATGCAGGAATAATGATATTCCAGGATAAGAAATTAGAAGGATTTTGGCTTTCCAGTTGGGCTCCGCAACAAACTCCGTACAAAATCTGGAAACTTTCAAGACAGTTAAAATCCTTGGCTAGAAAAGAATTGAAAACCGATATCTCCGCAAGGTTTCCTTTGGAAAAAGCGGTCGAGGCGGTCGATTATTACTCTGCTAATATGACCAAAGGAAAGGTTTTGATTCAGACTTTATTTACGGAAGGCAATTGAGAAATTGAGAAATATATATTCTAGACTTCGAATCGGATTGATTCTTTTATGCGGAATTTCGATTTTTTATTCCTGTTCTGCTTTGAGGGATAATTACAAGGCTCTTCAGAAATGCAGATTTCAAGTTTTGTCTTTAGAAACTTTAAAGGCGGAATTGATTTCTTTTCCACCGGTCCCGAAAATCATTTTTCTAGCAAAAGTTGAAGTCACAAATCCGAACGAAACCGAAGTAACTCTCCATAAGTTTGATCTTTCTTTTTTCATTCTGGATGATGCCGAAAAGGAATCTATATTTGCGAAAGTACAATCCGAAGAGAAAATAACCGTTCCCGTTCTACAAAAGAAAACGGTGGACCTTCAAGTGGAGACTCTTTTTGAAAAGAAAATGGATCGTAATCTTCTACAAATCGCTTTAGGGATTTTACAGGCGGGGTTGTCGGGAAAGGAACTCAATTTTTCGATTCGAGGAAGTTTCGAATATGAAACGATTTTCGGTTCTGTTCAGATTCCGGTGAACGAAAAGATTCCTTTAAAAACGAGGAGGAGCGATTTGGGAATTTGAAAATTTTTTTGCGATGAGAGGATATTTTAAAATCCGTAAATTACTACATTGAAGACGGATGTTATGCAGCTACTGTGTTTTTGAAGGAATTCAAGATATTTTTTTGAGTTTTAAAACGAACTCTTTGAAAAAACAACGCGAAGTTACTTTACAATCTATTTTAAAAATATAAAAGAAATCATACTTCGGTCTTGGATAAAATGCGAGTTCTCCCGGACTACCTCAGTTAAGAGTTGATAGGCTTTGAACTCATATATCTGAAAAGTTGCCAAATGAAATCTGATTTATTGTCGAAACTTATTAAAATAAGCATGAAACATATAGTACAAAAATTCCGATTCACAATTCTCGTTTTATCTTTGTTTCTGAGTATTGGATGCTATCAGAAAAATACGGATGAAGATTTTTATACGTTTGAAGAAGCGAATACGAAATTAATCTCTGTGTACGAATCGAAAGACGTAATTTGTAATACAAATCGTAGACTCACCGCGTTTGTTCCGGGGCGTTCTCGAAAAAAAGAAATCGATCTTTGTGTGAATGCGGTCCTTGCGGTAAGTTGTCAGTCTTGGGCGTCCGTTTCCACAGATGCCACTCCGACGACTTGTAAGTCGATTGAGTTTCGATATTGAGGAAATAAAATGAAACCTGCGGAATGGTTTTTTGTACTGAGCCTTTTATTTGCGGGTTTTATTTATCTATTTCTTCTTTTTGTGAGGAGGAAAGAAAAAAGCGCTCATAATTCGATCGTAACATACTCTTTTCCTAAAGATGATTTGAATTCTTCTATCAATCGAATTTCTGATTCCGGAGAAAATAAAAATTCTAAAACAAATGTTTTGGAAGTGTTCGATTACAATGGAATTAAGATTATGCATGAGAATGGAATTTATACCGTCAATACAGGGGGTGAAATCGAAGTTTACAGTTCTTGGCAGACTCTTCCTTCCCGTTATCAAAGAATGGTGAAAGAAATGGATCACCGCGCTACCGGAGAAAAAAAAGCTGGTAAGTATTATATGGAAA
Protein-coding regions in this window:
- a CDS encoding NUDIX hydrolase — protein: MRFDFQSLKNRLAVPQKIFTGIPTPPIGEEKSKASSVILPIYEKENSAQGIILQKRNSNLKAHPGQISFPGGAYSKTDKNLLGTALREWEEEMGESSSVLEVLGEYDGLFTHTGFHISPFIARYNGSFLFNTNPEEVERSILLDLNRLETAPFYSIRIRRSGAKEIEIYYFDLEEELLWGVTGRIIVNLLRDYANFEREPILTEPNLSSPPFFDPARKFFRKN
- a CDS encoding ribonuclease D, which translates into the protein MQINSDYIVVDTIRSLQLVLITLSQADSISIDTESSGYYTYFSKVCLIQISAKGKNYIIDPLKLQNLDGLGNLFEDKKILKIFHSAIDDIKALKKDFGFKFQNIADTGFSSRLLDHEQYSLTYLVDYYHKIKLSKKEQKSNWEKRPLEKSQLQYAALDTVYLETIWEKMKEELTKRNLYEEALSEFEKIACEEPGSEGNSISMDKFPEILEYSADERRFIYDTLVFRDDKSRKLNKAPFRVFNNEKVILLVKSRRDIAKLTEIVGKKDAESLFQIYANPSGPPIQKSELFKKPGENLTNEEGERFKRLRIWRETIMSIRRMSHQMMPSNKMIAELAQRNPKTLDELREMNLFSEWKVIHYGPSILAALENVPYESNIKGLIPINKKFE
- the purF gene encoding amidophosphoribosyltransferase, which codes for MSRIPDKSRVRRQAQDDKPKDECAIFGIFNSSEASNFTYLGLYSMQHRGQESSGIVSSDGEHLYRYAGMGLVASIFTEAKLKELQGTSAIGHNRYSTTGASFLRNAQPLRVESHLGAVSLAHNGNLVNSWEVRSQLEKEGSIFQTTIDSEVIVHLMARSGETDFLSALSFALKKVRGAYSLVILTKTQLIAVRDPNGFRPLVMGRREDGSIVFASETCAFDITDTKYERDVEPGEMIVVDKNGVNSYYPFPKATPSLCIFEYIYFARPDSSIFGESVYKVRKNLGRFLARELPVEADVVIPVPDSANIAALGYAEESGISYQSGLIRSHYIGRTFIEPDQKIRDFGAKIKYNVVRNVVEGKRVIVVDDSIMRGTTSRKIIKMIRGAGAKEIHLRVSAPPTISPCYYGIDIPTHNELIAATHTIEEIRKYLRVDSIAYLSVESMNRAVMDHKGGGFCNACFTAQYPVEFQSELGNQKSLFKEYQVEERAVY
- a CDS encoding LIC13259/LIC11441 family protein: MQKILILLISILTFLSSCKKNLPITESEKDILQQILVENESIHSFLMKEEGKIPDTSKLISRIKELISLNGGLKSSAEKMKNFLEDKDTKDIEKFFQAYSSFSESLADSLKLAGGAGVFNRFYCPMVNKTWVSHGTKIQNPYAPEMRDCGDLVR
- a CDS encoding (2Fe-2S) ferredoxin domain-containing protein, which encodes MPNFYTKHVFVCENVRAEGERVSCGRSGSVQLLTSLKKKMKGLSIKGKVRIQRAGCLDRCELGPVQVSYPEGIWFSLKTEEDVDIFLKYYIQSEQMEKIEHLIIKENQ
- a CDS encoding zinc-binding dehydrogenase codes for the protein MNLPKTYKALELREYGENKNRLAIVDKAIRPLKKGEVLIRIHSAPINPSDLMFLRGLYGIKKKLPVVPGFEGSGNVVASGGGFYASYLKGKNVACTAGRGDGVYAEYMITDAFACLPIGKNLSLEQGACLYVNPITAIALVERAQNLGAKALVQTAAASALGKMIVGIAARKGIKVINIVRKSEQEETLKAVGAEYILNSETSNFERQLRILSKELNATVCLDAVAGELTSRVLSAMPYGSHAIIYGGLSEKEIPLHAGIMIFQDKKLEGFWLSSWAPQQTPYKIWKLSRQLKSLARKELKTDISARFPLEKAVEAVDYYSANMTKGKVLIQTLFTEGN
- a CDS encoding LEA type 2 family protein, which translates into the protein MRNIYSRLRIGLILLCGISIFYSCSALRDNYKALQKCRFQVLSLETLKAELISFPPVPKIIFLAKVEVTNPNETEVTLHKFDLSFFILDDAEKESIFAKVQSEEKITVPVLQKKTVDLQVETLFEKKMDRNLLQIALGILQAGLSGKELNFSIRGSFEYETIFGSVQIPVNEKIPLKTRRSDLGI
- a CDS encoding LIC13255 family lipoprotein codes for the protein MKHIVQKFRFTILVLSLFLSIGCYQKNTDEDFYTFEEANTKLISVYESKDVICNTNRRLTAFVPGRSRKKEIDLCVNAVLAVSCQSWASVSTDATPTTCKSIEFRY